One genomic segment of Aliarcobacter cibarius includes these proteins:
- a CDS encoding prepilin-type N-terminal cleavage/methylation domain-containing protein translates to MQKNSFTLIETLISITILSVVVTIFNKISHDNLREDISYNLLNDLENIFATKSYSNLQKSSKTINIIKNETLTENLNVNVYSYKDENIFIFKYEK, encoded by the coding sequence TTGCAAAAAAATAGTTTTACTTTAATTGAAACATTAATTAGCATAACTATTTTATCAGTTGTCGTGACTATATTTAATAAAATTAGTCACGATAATTTACGTGAAGATATATCCTATAATCTACTAAATGATTTGGAAAATATATTTGCTACAAAGAGTTACTCAAATTTACAAAAATCTTCTAAAACTATAAATATAATAAAAAATGAGACTTTAACAGAAAATTTAAATGTAAATGTTTACTCTTACAAAGATGAAAATATTTTTATTTTTAAATATGAAAAATAG
- a CDS encoding MFS transporter, with the protein MIKSVMPLSFIIALRFFGLFIVLPVISVYALSLEGSNATLVGIVVGGYALTQVIFQVPFGVMSDKLGRKGTIIMGLFLFAIGSLICAVATDIYTLMLGRLLQGAGAIGAVVTAMISDIVKEHERPKAMALMGMFIGLAFAIAMIAGPLIGGFIGVPVLFYITMILALASIYILVKKVPNPPKITHTYNEKLSFKDVLGNANINRMHITNFLQKGLMTFAFLVIPIILTRDYSWEKSELWYVYLPSMIFGILSMGPAAIIAEKKGKFREILALGIVFFILSYLIIGFSASALVFSIGVVVFFVGFNMHEPIMQSLTSKFAKVHQRGSVLGVFNSFGYLGTFIGGVLGGIMLDSIDLKTFSIIIAVVCILWLFLIISMPNPSKTKTLYLDLNDYKLNTTVLNDNTKVEEWYINNSENVVAVKFNESNISEDEIKSLLK; encoded by the coding sequence ATGATTAAATCAGTTATGCCTTTGAGTTTTATTATTGCTCTTAGGTTTTTTGGACTTTTTATTGTTTTACCAGTTATTTCAGTTTATGCGTTAAGTCTTGAAGGATCAAATGCAACTTTAGTTGGAATTGTTGTTGGTGGGTATGCCTTAACTCAAGTTATTTTTCAAGTTCCTTTTGGAGTGATGAGTGATAAATTAGGAAGAAAAGGAACTATTATTATGGGTCTTTTTCTATTTGCTATTGGTTCTCTTATATGTGCTGTTGCAACAGATATCTATACTTTAATGCTTGGTCGTCTTTTACAAGGAGCTGGGGCTATTGGTGCTGTTGTAACTGCAATGATTAGTGATATTGTAAAAGAACATGAAAGACCAAAAGCTATGGCTTTAATGGGAATGTTTATTGGTCTTGCTTTTGCAATTGCTATGATAGCAGGTCCTCTTATTGGTGGATTTATTGGTGTTCCAGTTCTATTTTATATCACTATGATTTTAGCACTTGCATCTATTTATATACTTGTAAAAAAAGTTCCTAATCCTCCAAAAATAACTCACACTTACAATGAAAAACTGAGTTTTAAAGATGTTTTAGGAAATGCAAATATCAACAGAATGCACATAACAAACTTTTTACAAAAAGGTTTAATGACTTTTGCATTTTTAGTTATTCCAATAATTTTAACAAGAGATTATTCTTGGGAAAAAAGTGAACTTTGGTATGTATATTTACCATCTATGATTTTTGGTATTTTATCAATGGGACCTGCTGCAATTATTGCTGAAAAAAAAGGAAAATTTAGAGAAATATTAGCTCTTGGAATAGTATTCTTTATTCTATCTTATTTAATAATTGGATTTAGTGCTAGTGCTTTAGTATTTTCTATTGGAGTTGTTGTATTCTTTGTTGGATTTAATATGCATGAACCAATTATGCAATCATTAACTTCAAAATTTGCAAAAGTTCATCAAAGAGGAAGTGTTCTTGGAGTATTTAACTCTTTTGGTTATTTAGGAACATTTATTGGTGGAGTTTTAGGTGGAATTATGCTTGATAGTATTGATTTAAAAACATTTTCTATAATCATTGCTGTTGTTTGTATTTTATGGTTATTTTTAATTATATCTATGCCAAATCCTTCAAAAACAAAAACTTTATATCTAGATTTAAATGATTACAAGTTAAATACCACTGTTTTAAATGATAATACAAAAGTTGAAGAATGGTATATTAACAACAGTGAAAATGTTGTTGCTGTTAAATTTAATGAAAGTAATATTAGTGAAGATGAAATAAAATCACTTTTAAAATAA
- a CDS encoding outer membrane protein assembly factor BamD — MVRNLKFKNLLLAVCAIFVFSACSSKSEQEYNKPALYWYNKMMQQIGMNDLDEADDTYTSLESEHRNSPYIPTALLILVNAHMDEEEYALANFYLDEYIKRFSLSKDIDYVRYLKIKANFMGFKNQHRNQQLLDDTIVQIEEFKNKYKNSPYMPLVDTINARIYMAKASIDKEISQLYDRRGKPEAAKVYQQKVEESWVDEKEIQMVDVPFYRSLFE; from the coding sequence ATGGTAAGAAATCTTAAGTTTAAAAATTTATTATTGGCAGTTTGTGCAATATTTGTATTTAGTGCTTGTTCTTCAAAGAGTGAACAAGAGTACAATAAACCGGCACTATATTGGTATAATAAAATGATGCAACAAATTGGAATGAATGATTTAGATGAGGCAGATGATACCTATACATCACTTGAAAGTGAGCATAGAAACTCACCATATATTCCAACAGCACTTTTAATTTTAGTAAATGCACACATGGATGAAGAAGAGTATGCTTTAGCAAATTTCTACTTAGATGAGTATATTAAAAGATTTAGTTTGAGTAAAGACATTGATTATGTAAGATATCTAAAAATAAAAGCAAATTTTATGGGATTCAAAAATCAACATAGAAATCAACAACTTTTAGATGATACTATTGTTCAAATTGAAGAATTTAAAAACAAATATAAAAATTCACCATACATGCCTTTAGTAGATACAATTAATGCAAGAATTTATATGGCAAAAGCTTCAATTGATAAAGAAATTTCACAGCTTTATGATAGAAGAGGAAAACCAGAAGCAGCAAAAGTTTATCAACAAAAAGTAGAAGAATCTTGGGTTGATGAAAAAGAAATACAAATGGTAGATGTACCATTTTATAGATCATTATTTGAATAA
- a CDS encoding transglutaminase-like cysteine peptidase has translation MKKFFVIQATLFLLFSLYLDAQKSFNVTTSDLNRIEQKYGSSARKKLEDWDNMIENAKNESLINQLQMVNDFFNKIPYKTDMSHWKKKDYWATPIEFMGTNGGDCEDYAIAKYFSLIKLGIPDSKLRITYVSYSKANSNYDQAHMVLSYYHKAGGEPVILDNINKTLQPASKRNDLKPVYSFNASGLWQAQTKGETRAGDNNLKSWKDLMTRF, from the coding sequence GTGAAAAAGTTTTTTGTTATACAAGCAACTCTTTTTCTACTTTTTTCTCTATATTTAGATGCTCAAAAGAGTTTTAATGTCACTACTTCAGACTTAAATAGAATTGAGCAAAAATATGGTTCTTCTGCAAGAAAAAAACTTGAAGATTGGGATAATATGATTGAAAATGCAAAAAATGAATCATTAATAAATCAACTTCAAATGGTAAATGATTTTTTTAACAAAATTCCATATAAAACAGATATGTCACATTGGAAGAAAAAAGATTATTGGGCAACTCCTATTGAGTTTATGGGAACAAATGGTGGAGACTGTGAAGATTACGCAATTGCAAAATATTTCTCACTTATAAAACTAGGTATTCCTGATAGCAAACTCAGAATTACCTATGTATCTTATTCAAAAGCAAATAGCAATTATGACCAAGCTCATATGGTTCTATCTTACTACCACAAAGCTGGAGGAGAACCTGTAATTTTGGATAATATTAATAAAACTTTACAACCTGCCTCTAAAAGAAATGACTTAAAACCTGTTTATAGCTTTAATGCAAGTGGGTTATGGCAAGCTCAGACAAAAGGTGAAACTAGAGCTGGTGACAATAATCTTAAATCTTGGAAAGATTTAATGACTAGATTTTAA
- a CDS encoding pyrroline-5-carboxylate reductase: protein MKLTIIGNGVMAQSLAMGLIKSYEVEMIGRDINKLKAIKEKMPQIEIKQLEDKEDINGKNIIFCVKPFALESVSVRLVGTANILISILAGTRLDYLRKQVKAKNYVRAMPNIAASVLQSMTTVTGDLESKDIAMKIFATIGQSVWVHTEYQLDIATAVAGSGPAFLALVAEALADGAVKAGLDRHLSTQLVQGLFVGTASLLKHSHPSFIKDSVMSPGGTTASGYSKLEECGVRNAMISAVNEAYNKACELAKK, encoded by the coding sequence ATGAAACTAACAATTATTGGAAATGGTGTTATGGCACAATCTTTAGCCATGGGATTAATAAAAAGCTATGAAGTAGAAATGATAGGAAGGGACATAAATAAATTAAAAGCCATAAAAGAAAAGATGCCTCAAATTGAGATAAAACAACTAGAAGATAAAGAGGATATAAATGGGAAAAACATAATTTTTTGTGTAAAACCTTTTGCTCTTGAAAGCGTATCTGTTAGACTTGTTGGAACTGCAAATATTTTGATATCTATACTAGCTGGAACTAGATTGGATTATTTAAGAAAACAAGTAAAAGCAAAAAATTATGTAAGGGCTATGCCAAATATTGCTGCTAGTGTACTACAATCTATGACAACAGTTACAGGAGATTTAGAATCAAAAGATATCGCTATGAAAATATTTGCAACAATTGGACAATCTGTTTGGGTTCATACAGAATATCAACTAGATATAGCTACAGCTGTTGCTGGAAGCGGGCCTGCTTTTTTAGCTTTAGTTGCTGAAGCTTTAGCTGATGGTGCGGTTAAAGCTGGATTAGATAGACATTTAAGTACTCAATTAGTTCAGGGATTATTTGTAGGAACTGCTTCATTACTAAAACACTCTCATCCATCATTTATAAAAGATTCTGTTATGAGTCCAGGTGGAACAACAGCTTCTGGCTATTCTAAACTTGAAGAGTGTGGTGTTAGAAATGCTATGATATCAGCTGTTAATGAAGCTTATAACAAAGCTTGTGAACTTGCAAAAAAATAG
- a CDS encoding non-canonical purine NTP pyrophosphatase has translation MKIVIASANQGKIKEFKKLLPNDEVVAFSEILGKLEIEEDKDSFKGNAIKKAQTIFDELEKKGIKDCVVISDDSGISVPVLNNEPGVYSARYAGINATDKDNNQKLIQELNRLNLEITPAFYTACIAIVYKNEVYSVHGFMYGDVINKELGTNGFGYDPMFIPKGFSKTLGELDFEVKQEFSHRNRALKLAKKVLDVIL, from the coding sequence TTGAAGATAGTAATAGCTAGTGCAAATCAAGGAAAAATCAAAGAATTTAAAAAACTTTTACCAAACGATGAGGTAGTTGCTTTTAGTGAAATTTTAGGAAAATTAGAAATTGAAGAGGATAAAGATAGTTTTAAAGGTAATGCAATAAAAAAGGCGCAAACAATTTTTGATGAATTAGAAAAAAAAGGAATAAAAGATTGTGTTGTAATTTCTGATGATTCTGGAATTAGTGTTCCAGTTCTAAATAATGAACCAGGAGTTTATTCTGCTAGATATGCGGGAATAAATGCTACGGATAAAGATAATAATCAAAAATTAATTCAAGAACTAAATAGATTGAATTTAGAAATTACACCAGCTTTTTACACAGCATGTATAGCTATTGTTTATAAAAATGAAGTTTATAGTGTACATGGTTTTATGTATGGAGATGTTATAAATAAAGAGTTGGGAACAAATGGTTTTGGGTATGATCCTATGTTTATTCCAAAAGGATTTTCTAAAACTTTAGGAGAACTTGATTTTGAAGTTAAACAAGAGTTTTCTCACAGAAATAGAGCCTTGAAATTAGCAAAAAAAGTTTTAGACGTTATTTTATAA